CGATCCTTTCCGATGCCTTGCCATCGCCATAGGGATTCACTGCTTCAGACATTCTCCTGTATGTGGCGTCATTGTCCAGAAGCTCCGCCGCGGAAGCGACGATCTTTGTGCTGTCCGTTCCTACCAGTCTTACCACGCCTGCCTCGACCCCTTCGGGGCGCTCCGTTACCTCTCTCATGACGAGAACGGGTTTTCCCAGTGACGGCGCCTCTTCCTGCACGCCTCCCGAATCGGTAAGGATCATATAGGACCTGCTCATCAGGAAGATAAACTGTTCATACTCGACGGGCTCTATGAGGTGTATATTGGGCACATCGCTCAAGATCTCCTTGACCGGCCGCTGAACCCTTGGATTCAAGTGAACGGGATATATCACGGTTACATCCGGCCTCTGGCGCGCGATCGTTTTCAGGGCGGTGCAGATATCCCGGAAACCGGCGCCAAAGTTTTCCCGTCTGTGGCCGGTCACAAGGAGCATCCTCACGCCCTCTGCGAACTCGATGCCCCAGCGCGTCTTGAAATGATCCAGCAGTGCCGTCCTTGCCGCCTCTGTCTGCTGCTTCTCCTTTATCATCATGAGGGCATCTATGACGGTATTACCCGTTACCCATATCCTTTCGGGGTCGGTGCCTTCCTGGATGAGATTCGATCTGCTCCATTCCGTGGGGGAAAAATGGTAATCGGCGACAACGCTCAGGAGGCGCCGGTTCACCTCTTCCGGAAAAGGACTGTATTTGTCCCATGTCCTTAAGCCCGCCTCGATGTGCCCGACGGGTATCTTCAGATAATAGGCCGCAAGACCGGCTGCAAACGCCGTCGTTGTATCACCCTGCACAAGCACTATATCGGGCCTTGTCTCCTCAAAAACCTTTTTCAACCCCGTTAACGCATGTGCCGTGATATCGAAGAGGTCCTGGTTCTCTTTCATGATATCGAGGTCGTATTGAGGCCGAATACTGAATATGGAGAGTACCTGATCCAGCATTCGCCTGTGCTGGGCGGTGACACAGGCGATTGTTCTGAAATCCCCGGCGCGTTTCTCCAGCGTCTTCATGACGGGGGCCATCTTGATGGCTTCCGGGCGGGTTCCGAATGCGAGCAGCACCGTGCGCATTGTCATTTCGCCCCCTTGCGGAAAAGGAAGGGTAATATCGCCTCAAGGCAGCACACGGGAACGAGGACGAGGGACTTGAGCCTGACGGTCCTGTTTCCCGACCTTGCCGATGTGAGGAAAAGCTTCAGGGCCTGCCCGGCTGAGCCGGTCTTCTGCCGTATCCTGCCCGTGATATAGGCCATCTGCGCCGCCGCTTTCCGCCTGTCTTTCTCATCGAGCATGTCGAGATACTTGTCAAAGATGTACTGGACGCAATTGATATGTCTCTCATTGAAGGTCGACAGGTTGGCCTCTCCCACCCAGTATGCCCCGAGCTTTTCCCTGACGTAGACGAACCTCTCCGTCACCCTCGATATCTTGAGCCACAACTCGGCGTCCTCGAAGGTGTTCAGCACCCTGTCCTCCGTGAGCCCGCCCACCTGATCGAGGATGGCCTTTCGCACCACGACGCCCGAATTCGGCAGCGTGTTCCAGTTGACCATGAGGTCGACAAAAACGGGCGGGGTGAGCTGCCTCCTCCAATCCCCGGCCGTCTCCTTTTTGCCCTTGACAGAGTGGATGTCGAGGTCATGATAGATGACGTCGGCATTCGCAGCATCGGCGCGGACCCTCTCAAGCTTCCCGGTATACCACCAGTCGTCGGAATCGAGGAAGGCAACAAACTCGCCCCGGGCAAGCCTGATACCCTCGTTTCGAGAGGCGGCGATGATACCCTCGTTGCTGAAATTGACGAGACGGATGCGCTCGTCCTTGAAGCCTTCCACTACCTCAATGGTGTTGTCCTCGGAAAAGTTGTTGACAACGATGGCCTCCCAGTCCGTGAACGATTGGGAAAGGACCGACGACAGGCACCGCCCGATAAAATGCCCGTGGTTGTACGTGGGAATGACGACGGAAAAAAGGGGGTTCATCTCAAACCCCCATGTCCCCCGCGTCCGAAGTGTGCTGTACACAGCCTGAGAGTTGCGTCTATCTCTTCTTCCACATTCCTCGTCAGAAAGAAGCCGGCTTTCTTTATCTTGTCCATCCGATAATCGAGGTCTTCCGCCTTTTCGCCGGCAGCCGGGGCGGGACGCTCTATGACAGGCGCCGACCCCAGGGTGGCCTCGCACCTCTTCGCGATGAGGGTCGCCATCTCCAG
The sequence above is a segment of the Syntrophorhabdaceae bacterium genome. Coding sequences within it:
- the wecB gene encoding UDP-N-acetylglucosamine 2-epimerase (non-hydrolyzing); its protein translation is MTMRTVLLAFGTRPEAIKMAPVMKTLEKRAGDFRTIACVTAQHRRMLDQVLSIFSIRPQYDLDIMKENQDLFDITAHALTGLKKVFEETRPDIVLVQGDTTTAFAAGLAAYYLKIPVGHIEAGLRTWDKYSPFPEEVNRRLLSVVADYHFSPTEWSRSNLIQEGTDPERIWVTGNTVIDALMMIKEKQQTEAARTALLDHFKTRWGIEFAEGVRMLLVTGHRRENFGAGFRDICTALKTIARQRPDVTVIYPVHLNPRVQRPVKEILSDVPNIHLIEPVEYEQFIFLMSRSYMILTDSGGVQEEAPSLGKPVLVMREVTERPEGVEAGVVRLVGTDSTKIVASAAELLDNDATYRRMSEAVNPYGDGKASERIVDILSSVVA
- a CDS encoding glycosyltransferase, which translates into the protein MNPLFSVVIPTYNHGHFIGRCLSSVLSQSFTDWEAIVVNNFSEDNTIEVVEGFKDERIRLVNFSNEGIIAASRNEGIRLARGEFVAFLDSDDWWYTGKLERVRADAANADVIYHDLDIHSVKGKKETAGDWRRQLTPPVFVDLMVNWNTLPNSGVVVRKAILDQVGGLTEDRVLNTFEDAELWLKISRVTERFVYVREKLGAYWVGEANLSTFNERHINCVQYIFDKYLDMLDEKDRRKAAAQMAYITGRIRQKTGSAGQALKLFLTSARSGNRTVRLKSLVLVPVCCLEAILPFLFRKGAK